The genomic interval GTTGAATGTCTGCCAATCACAGATATCCCTTATCAGTACGTAATTTTTAAGCCTATGGCAGAAGTTGATACTACGAAGGAAATACCTGAGTTAATTATATTTTATGTAAATAATGATCAGTTATCGGCACTTACAGTACTAGCCAACTATTACAGACCCGGAATAGAGAATGTTTTAATGCCATTTAGTTCAGGCTGTCAATCTATATTTCTTATTCCCTACAACGAAGCGCAAAAGGAAAATCCAAGAGCAGTAGTGGGTCTTACCGATATTACAGTACGCCCAATGATCGAGCCTGATATGTTGTCATTTTCTGTGCCATATAAAATGTTCTTAGACATGGAAGAAAGTGTGAAGGGGAGTTTCTTGGAAAAGCATTTGTGGGATAGAGTCGTGGCGAGAATGAAGAAAAAGTAAGAAAGACTCCTGCTGAATTCTGTATGAATTTGGCAGGAGTTTTGGTTTTTTGTGAGAATATGTAATTTTAATATCGAAAGTTCGATGGCACAGTGATGGAGAAGGGATGCTCCTGAGTATCATTTTGTTCTCCAGTTTTTAAGGATGAAACTATGAATTACATAAAAGAAAAATGCTATAATTGTCACAAAAGTCTTGAAAGCAATTATGGTCGAATTCGAATCACATATAAATATTGCCCCAAATGTGGGAGTGATAGCAACCCCAATTTAAAAATAGAAAAGCATAGTTTCCTTTATAAATGGTCAATAGAAATAATATATTTGCTGTGGTCTATATTCGCTTTACTTTTTATGAAAATTTTTTGGGGTAAAGCATGCTACTTTATCGTTATTTTTATGAGTGTCATAGCAATCGCAGGGACACGTTTACTATATAAGACTTGCCCTCATTGTCTAACTATAACATGTAAGAGGTCACATACTTATTGTCATAATTGTGGTGGGAAAATTAAAAATTTATTCGCTATGAAAATGAAACCTGTTGATCGCTCCCCAAAATAAGTCTAGTGATTTTTTATTTGAGGGTGCTGGAATTTGAGCGTATGAGGTAGATACTTGTAATGAAAATTTGTAATTCGAAAATAGGTGCATATTTAATAACTATAGGTGGTGGATTTGCTGTTATTGGGCTAATTCTATCACTTATTGTTTTTGGTATAACTTTTGGTACAGGATGTTTAATGGTTAGTGGTGTATTCTTCATTATTTATGGTATAACATTTAGAACAACTAAAAATCCCAGGCTAAATATTAAATTATTATTGTTACGAAGGCTTTTGTCAGGGTTATTGCTAATCGCGGTAGCTAGTTTTATAACGATTGAAAGCCTTATCTTTCAATCGTTAAAATCTAATGATAAAACAGAAGTGCAATATGCAGTTATCTTAGGCGCAGGGGTAAAGGGAGAAGAGCCTTCAGCTACACTCAGAAGAAGATTGGATACAAGTATTGACTATCTCAATAAAAATCCCGATACCAAGATAATCGCTTCTGGTGGATTGGGAAAAGAAGCAACACTCACGGAAGCAGAAGTTATGAAAAGGTATTTTATTGCACATGGCATAGATGAATCAAGGATATTGAAGGAAGAAAAATCTACGACTAGTGATGAAAACTTAAAGTATACCAAAGAGCTGCTAACTGGTTTATATGATGAAGATGTCCCAGAGATGCTTATTATAACGAGCGATTATCATATGTTCAGAGCCAAACGTATAGCTGAGAAATATTATACTAAAGTATATGGAATATCTTCGGCAACACCGAGCACAGTTATGATGAATTATGCAATCAGAGAATACCTAGCTGTTTTGAAAATGCTGATGTTGGAGATTGGTAAATAAAATTTAAATAACAAGAGGAAGCTGCTGATGCATTCTGTATAAGTTTTACAGGAGTTTTCAAACTTCATACGAATATGTAAATTTAATGTAAAAAATAATTACCAAGGTGACAGAGAAGAAATTTTTCCGTCTGTCGAAATTTATTATAATAAGAGGAGAACAAATGAATTTTAAACGAGTTTTTTTAGGTGCATGTTGTATTCTATTTTGTTTGAGCAGCATTGGATTTGCGGAAGCAGATGGAAGCGATTATTGGTATTGGGTTCGTGAAGGACTAGGATATGAAAGAAACAAGGATTATGATAAAGCCCTCTATTGTTTTAACCAAGCTATCGAAAAACGCCCTGAAGATCGAATCTTTTATAACTATCGAGCATCGTTTTATGCACAGATAAAAAATTATCCGGCGGCGATTGCCGATTATACAAGGGCACTGGAACTTGATCCTAGTGTTTTGATTAATTACTTTTCACGCGCAAAGCTTTATGAAAAAATGGAACAATATGATGAGGCATTGTTAGACTATACAACAGAGCTGGCTGTAGTGGCAAAGCAAAATGAAGTGGCGCAATATAAGTATGTACCTAAAGACGTTTATCGTGATCGCGCAGCCTTATATTATCGTTTAGAACGATATGATGAGGCATTTGCCGATTATACAGAAGAAATCAATGCTTATGAAGCGGAAGATCCATCGGATCAGAGGTTTAGTTTCAATGTTAGAGGAAGAGGCGCAGCGTACTGCGCGCGTGGAACCGTTAGTTTAGTAAAGAAGGATTACGTAGTAGCAATACAAGATTTTTCACAGGCGATAAAAATTGCTCCAGCATGTTCGCCAGGATTTTTTTACCGAGCGAAGGCATATCTTTTAACACAAGAGTATGAAAAGGCTGTTGCAGACTATGATGAAGCTCTAGCGCTTAATTTGGTGAAAAACAAGGCGGATCAGATAACTTTATACATAAATCGTGGTGTGGCCTATGCTGGATTAAAGAATTATGATAAGGCACTAGCCGATTATGATGAGGCTTTGGCTTTGGGAGCACAGTCACCCGAATTGTACCAGCTCAGGGGAACGGCGTGTGCTGTGTTGAATAAAATCGACCAGGCGATGGAAAGTTATCAAAAATGTATAAATCTGAAACCGGATTTTATGCTAGTTTATATGGAAAGAGCAAAACTTTACGAACAGATAAACAATAATGCAATGGCGATAGAGGATTATACAAAAGCTATTGACTTAGCAAGTGATAAAGCAGAACTTTATATAGCGAGGGCAAATTGTTACAATGCCATAGGTCAGAAAAAATTGGCTAAGGCAGATTTAATTAAGGCGAGACAACTTCAAAAAATTGTAAAATAAATTGAGAAAAGGAACGAATTTTGAGCAGTTATTTAAGTTTGAGGGTTAAATATGTTAAGTGAAATAAAAACTGCCTATTCATTACTTGTTTTAAAATAATGATGAATAGGCGCATATATGAGTGAGGAATGTCGGACAAAATAACTTGCCTTCAGCATCTTTTCTTATTTCAGTGAATTTCTGCTTTTCTATTTTACGAAGTAACAGTAATAGGATTAAGTTCCTTGATTAAGGAGATAAAGGATATGATCCAGCAATGTTTAAAGTTCACGTCATGGTCGTTATTTAATCCAATTTGCATTTTTTGTTCTTTCGCTATGACCAATTACCTCGGAATGTTTCGTTCAGTCGAAACGAATTCTGTTAGTTTTTCTAGAGAATTCTTCTCAGTGTATGTCTTTATTGGTATGATTGCTCTCTTGGTACAGATTATATTTGCGTATGCGATAAGCAGAATTTTATCTTCACGGGTGACGCCTAGCAAGGTCCTTGAGGCGTTCTTTGTCGCTCAATATCCTTTTATCGTGATGATTTTGCTTGAGCCCATTATTTTTTCAACCATAGAGGGGAACATTATGGGACTCATATGCATACCAATCTTTTTATTACTAACGATATTAAGCGGACCGTTTTCCTTACGCATTTATTACATAAAAATAACCAAAAGTATTGCGAGCGGAGAAGAACGCGAAGGTGGTATGAAAGGAATAGTTTTCGCTTTAGTGGTTGCCCTTATATTTTCTCTATTCTCAATTTATCGCTTCGGCTTCAATACCCACTTAGTCAACTATATGACTTGGCGGCCCGACATACCGCAATACGCGATATCGCAGGCAATGAAGTCTTTAAAAAATAGAGAGCCAGACGCTTTCGCTCAGTATGTTGATCTGGATTCATTTTATCAATCAGAAGACGCCGAAATATTAAAGGCAGAGCTTTTAAATGCTGTTGCGGAAGGACGCTTCTTTGATCATGGTGAGGAGAGAATAAGAGTAGGTGAATGGGTCATGGCTAAATTGGAGGCTAAAAGAGGTGTTGGTTCGTTTCCGCAACTACCCATTGTTGATTCATTCATCTTTTCAAATGAAGGTAATTTACTGAAGGCGACAGCGGAGTTTTATTCTGATGCCAATGGTCACGTGCTGCAAGTGCCTTTTGAGCTTCACGAAAAGAACGGAAAATATAGAATTGTTTGCGGAGCAGATTTTAATGCAGTAATAGATAAAATTCAAAAATATCGCAAAGCGCTTGATGCCTTCCCTGATCTCGCAAATCAGGAGGGCATTCAATCAATATTAACAATAAAAGTGACAAACTTTTTAGCAATTGTTCCAGAAGATGGGGCGGTAGAAAATTCTAATTGGGTTGTACGGGATGGAAAGGCAAAGTCAACATCTTTCTATCTTCCTGTAAAGATTACGGCGGCAGTAGGAAATAACACGAATGAAGAATTGCGTGCAATTGACGTTGCTGTAGTTTATCGGGATAAACAGACGAATCAGGTTATTTATGTTGATAGTATTAGTGCGTCTATTAAGAAAGATCCCGTGAAATCGCAGGAAATACGGCATGTTACTTTTGAAGATAGCGTAAATCCAGTCTTAGCAGTCGCAATCAAAAGTGGTAAAGCGAAAGTAGCCGAAGTATATCCGATAAAAGTATTCTATGATGGTGGACGGGCTTTAGAATTATTAAAAGTTCAGATTCCAAAACTATAATATATACAGGAAGCAAGGTCATTGTCTGTTGTGGTTGTTTTCTATTCGGAGGAATCGTGATAAAAGGGATGTTTTTTTTGTGGTACTTCTGACTTGATCGTTATAACTCATTGATAAAAACGAGCTAGGTCAATGATACTGAATAGAATATAAAAAGTAAAAAGTAAACTCCTGCTAAATTCTGCATGGATTTGGCAGGAGTTTTGGAGTTTCAATACAAAAGTTGGTGGAAGGTGACGTTAGTTCCCGATTCGACTGTCCTCTTTTATTTTGGGATAGGAGGAGCCGTACCATTTAACTTCAGTCTAAACTGGTCTTTTTCTTTAATAAGACTAACAAAGACGAATTGTCTTATCATCCCATCTTTCGCTTTTCCACCTACCTCCCAATATTCATTCCAAAAATGTTGTTGAACTAAATATGATACGCTAAACGCTGTACCATCTGTTACGTATTTTTCTTCGGTAACTTTTATATTTTTATAATCCTTTATTCTTTGATTATCAAATATAGATTTGCCTTTATAATGTTCCAAATACATAGTGAATAATTTCTCTACTATTTCAGTATTAGATAAATTGTTAACTTTGCTTAAGGAAATTTTGGATTCAAAGTGATCGTCAACACTTTGATATACTTGCGTTTTTAAAAAGAATATTGCGAGTAAACTTAATACTGCAAAGAGTATCATAAACAAAACTACAAAAATTGCTTTTTTAAAAATTTCGCTCTTCCTCCCTTATATCACTTTGTATGTGATGAAAAGCGATATGTCGTCTAGGATGCTTTTCATAAAATTAGCCACAATAATATGTGGGGTATAAAGGAACAATAAATCTAATTTCCGTAATAGCCGTTTTATCTGGATAGATATCACTTAGTGGTTTGTTATAGCGTGCGTCTGAGTGACCAGTATAGCATAAACCACCATCAGAATCATAACCGGTTATGATTACAGAATGCAACCATGCTTCAGAGCCGTCATCCTGTTTATAACAAAATTGAGCGATATCTCCTGGTTTAATACTCGTACTGCTCCATTCCACTTTAGCGATCTCGTGAGTTGTCACGTAATTAAGAAAGTCATCTACATTAATCCAATTATATGAGTTAGCATACCTGCCATCACAATAATAATCATATGCTGTAGATAGTCCAGCGGCATTCCAGCATTGCGCTACAAAATTAGTACAATCAGCATCAAAAAAAGGAAAAGCAGGATTATTAGGACGTGATTCTGTATCCCCGCAATGAGTAAGTGCATAATTTACTGCCAAAGTACGGTTAATATTAACTGCTATAAATGGAGATCTAAAGCCATGTGCCCAAATGCCATAGCCTTCTTTTAATCCTTCTTTAATATTTTCGTAAGCGATGTCAATCGCCTCCTTCAAACTTTAGTTGAGAACGTGAAAAATTTCTGAAATATCAATATATGCCTGAATGTTCCCTTGTATCTGATCAGCTGTAGCAAATGGAATTGTACTCAAAAGCCGTTTCAGTTTGATTTGATAGAATAGATTTCAATGCTATATCATTAGGTTCAAAGTATTGCGGATCATTTCTGGCTGTTCATATGTATAATTTCGTTTAGAAGTAAAATATATGATTTGTTTCTAGTCAACTGTTATATCGGTAAACTTATCAGCTCTCTGTCGTAGAGTAAGAGAAAAATCACCCATGCCAGCACCGGTAGAATGCCTCTCGCTATAATCAATAACAAAGGCATTAGGGAAATGTATTGTCCGAAAAGTATAGTCAGCAGAAACTATTTTGACAGTTACATCACGATATGCATCTGCGTTTTGGGCTGTAACTAACGACCATCTGAATAATTTCAGGGTTTCTTTGTCTTCTAGAGCCATGTTATTATGAGTAAGTTTCCCAGTTATACACAATGTAGACGCCACACTACTTGACTTAGCCATGGAGTTATTAGGCGTAGCTATATCAACGTTTACAGAAGTAATTTTTATACTGATTTCTGAATCTTTGCCTTTAACTAACAATATAGATGATTCTGCTTCCACTAAAAAACACATCCTTCAATCATTTATTACAATTTATTCATTATTATACAACATATACTAAAAAAATCAATTCTTTTTGCGCATCAGAAAGAAACGTATATAGTTAACTCGTATTTTATTCTGATGCCAATGGTCACGTGCTGCAAGTGCCTTTTGAACTTCACGAAGAGAACGGAAAATATAGAATTGTTTGTGGAACAGAGTTTAATGCAGTAATAGATAAAATTCAAAAGTACCGCAAAGCGCTTGATGCCTTTCCTGATCTCGCAAATCAGGATGGCATTCAATCGATATTAACAATAGAAGTGATAGACTTTTTAGCAAATGTTCCAGAAGATGGGTCGGTAGAAAATTCTAATTGGGTTGTACGGGATGGAAAAGCAAAGTCAACATCTTTCTATCTTCCTGTAAAGATTACGGCAGCAGTAGGAAATAACACGAATGAAGGATTGCGTGCAATTGACGTTGCTGTAGTTTATCGGGATAAACAGACGAATCAGGTTATTTATGTTGATCGTATTAATGCGTCTATTAAGAAAGATCCCGTGAAATCGCAGGAAATACGGCATGTTACTTTTGAAGATAGCGTAAATCTAGTCTTAGCAGTCGCAATTAAAAGTGGTAAAGCGAAAGTAGCCGAAGTATATCCGATGAAAGTGGTCTATGAGGGTGGACGGGCTTTAAAATTATTGGGAGTTCAGATTCCAAAGCTATGACATGCAGATGAAGGGGGGCTCTGTCTGTTAGGAGACTTCTGACTTGAACTTTATAAATCATTAATAAATAACGAATTAGGTCAGTGTTATGCTAAATAGAATATAAAAAGTAAAAAGGAGACTCCTGCTGAATTTTGTATGAATTTGGCAGGAGTTTTGAGCTTTTATGAGAATATGTAAATTTAATAACAAAAATTGATGGGAAGAGAACGTCAGGCTGTGCGAAAATACTAAAGGCACCGATTTAAAATTTTAGTTTAACAATTTGAGTTCATGTTTTTGCGGTGTTTAAAATAGAGGATGTTGAAATGAGTGAGAGCATATGAAATTAGACAATATTGAGTTATATAATAAACTTAAAGAAAAGAATGTTTCTTATTTATATCACGCAAATAGTTTAACAACTTCACTTGGTTTTATTAAAAATGGAGGCTTGTTTTCAAGAGGGGAAATGGAACGTAGAAATATAAATCAAACAGAGCAAGATAGTGATTATGTAGATAGAAAGTATAATGTGTGGGATGATATTTTTTTAGATACAGTTGACTTACATGGATATATATATTCCCAATATTCGAGACAAAACATATATGGACCAGTATTATTTATATTAAAATCTGAACTGTTAAGAGATTGTCAATTTAATAATAGTTGGATAACTACCGATAACCCAACCAATTGGTATAAAAATGGAGATACAAAGATATATTTTGATACGATCGAAAGATATATTAATGTCATGAATGACAATAGACAACAAAAAATGATCACAATTCGTAATATTAATAATCCAATTCCTTTTAACGAATATTTAGATCATATTGAGTTAGATAATCCCCAAAGATGCTTTAATGAATCGAATATTAGTGCATATCAATATGCATATAAGAGCTTGGAAGATGCTGTTACTACAGCAGGCTTAAAAGTTAATATTTTTGAACATAGATGTAATAGTAATTGTTTTTGCAAGAACAATTATAAAGCAATGAATAAAATAAAATTTAATAAATATTTTTTGTATGCAGATAATTAAGTAAAGTTGTGGAGGAAGACATAATGAAATATGATTGGCATAAATTACTTTCAACAAAAAGACAACGTCCATCGAGATCTACAAAAGCAACACATCGAAATGAATTTGATAAAGATTATGATAGAATAATTTCTTCTTCATCTGTGAGGCGTTTACAAGATAAGGCGCAAGTTTTTCCTTTGCAAGAAAATGATTTCACGAGAACAAGATTAACGCACTCACTAGAAGCGTCAGCTATTGCTAGATCTTTAGGTTTAGCTATAGGTGATAAATTGTATAAAAGAAATAAACTTAGTATTGAGAGTAAATATGAATTATCTTCATTGTTGGCAGTAGCAGGCTTAATTCATGATTTAGGAAATCCTCCGTTTGGTCATTATGGAGAAACTATTATTAGACAGTGGTTTAAAAAATGGTTTAATGAAAATGAGGATAATATAAAAAATGATATTAATAAAGAAAAATCGGATTTAATACTATTTGAAGGAAATGCTCAAACTTTAAGAATTGTATCAAAATTACAGTTTATGAATGATCAATATGGAGTGAATTTTACATATGGAACTCTAGCATCTATTATAAAATATCCATGGGATTCCAATTCTAAAAAAGCAACAGATAAAAACAAATTTGGGTATTTTGTGTGTGAAAACGATCTTGTAAAAGATATTTATAAAGAGACTGGTACAGGGATGGAAAATAATAAAAATCCTATAACATATATATTGGAAGCTGCAGATGATATATCGTATATTTTAGCTGATATTGAGGATGGTGTGAAAAAAGGTCTTATTAAATGGGATAGCATATATGAAGAAATAAAAAAAGAGTATAGTTCTTATAGTGATGATATCAAGAGGTGTTTTGATGATTTAGACGAAAAAAGAAAACGAAACAAAGATAATAATGTTCCAGATCATCAGTTAATTGATATGCAGAATTTTAAAGTGAACATACAAGGAATTCTAATTATTGATTGTGTGGATACTTTTATAAAAAAATACGATTTAATTATGAATGGAACAATGCAAGATGACTTATTAAAAAATGGAAAATTCAATTTGTTAGTAAAAAAATTAAAGGATATTACTTATGATTATTGCTTTAAATGTAAAGAAGTATTAACATTAGAATTAGTTGGTGAAACTGTAATTTGTGGATTGTTAGATTTATTTGTACCGGCTATTGCGTTAAAAAAAGAGGAACCTAACTTTAATAGTAAAGAAGGTAAATTGTATAGTCTTATTTCTGAGAATTTTAAATATATATGTTGGTTAGATAAAAATGGGAAAAAGAATAAAACATTTAAGGATCTTGGTTTATATGAAAAACTTTTATTAATTACAGATTTTGTTACAGGTATGACAGATTCTTATGCGGTAAATTTATATAAAAGACTGATTGGGGTTAATTTACCCTAAAAGGAGATTAATATGAAATATAGTGACTTGTTTGAGGATTTTTATAAGTTGATGCGTCAATTTCCAAATGCTGATAGACTACTACATAAATTAAATAAAGATAATGAGTTGTTTTTATTTGGAGGATGTGTTAGGTCTTATTTAAAAAACAACTTCAATAAGATGCCTAGAGATTTTGATATTGTTTTAAAAAAGAATAAAGTAAATGATATTGAAAATATATTCAAAGATTACCAATATACGAAAAATCGATTTGGTGGTTTTAAAATAAAAGTCGATAATTTAGATTTTGATATTTGGGAAATAGAGAATACCTGGGCGTTTAAAGAGAAAAAAGTTCAACTAAGTGAAAAAAATTTATGTGAAACAGTATATCTTAATATAGACGCAATAGTATATGATTTGAATAAAAAAAAGTATTATCAGAAAGTATTTAAAGATGCTATGCATAGCAAATGTCTTGATATTGTATTGGCTGACAACCCTTATATAACATTAAATCTTTTGCGTACCATTATTTATAAAAGAGAATATGAGATGTCATTATCTAATAAACTTAAAAATCAATTTGTTGCCTTTGCTAATAAATATGATGACTTTAGTAAACTTTTGTATGATGTACAAATTGATCATTATAAAGAAGAAAAAATATCAATTAATGAAATTAATAAAGAAATAAGTAATATAGTATATGCTTAATTATATAGTGAATTATATATGTATATAACTAAACGTATTTCGTGTTCTTTATTGTCAAAACCAATTCTGAATTTTATTTCTATGAATAGTTGACAAAGCTTTAATAAAGACTGGCGGTGATACCGCTAAATAGAATATAAACACTATAAAGGAAACTCCTGCTGGATTTTGTATGAATTTGGCAGGAGTTTTGAGCTTTTATGAGAATATGTAAGTCTAATAGATAAAAAGTGGTTTATGTGGGTGGTAGGATTGTTTTGTTTGATCTGGTAGAAAAATTTTTATGAATAGCTAATTTAGGAGGGGATAGTGTGCTACTAAAAAAAGTAAGTATTAATAAATATAAAAGTTATTTGACTTCTCAAAGTTTTGAAGTTGAAAATGGAATAACGCGTATAGTCGGCAAAAATGAGTCTGGTAAAACAGCAATTCTTGAAGCGTTAGCGAAATTTAATTATTTTGAAGCTGATGAAGACTTTAAATATAATGAAACCTTGGACTATCCAAGAAATGAATTAAAGGCATATCAAAGAGAAGGTGCCTCTGCTGTTGTCGTAAGTTGTGAATTTCAAATAGATAAAGACTTAATTGATATTATACAAGAAGACTTGGGTCAGAATATCTTAAAAAATATGAGTTTTACAAAAGATATGAAATATGATGGCAGGGGAACTATTGTAGGTATTAATACGGATTTTTCTAATTTTACGAAACATATTGTTATAACATATAAGCCAAATGGAGATTTAGCAGCAGAAATTGAGCAATGTACTGACTTTGATTCATTAATCGAATATTGTTCACAACATCCAGAGGAACTAAAAACACTTAATGATAAACTAGGCGAGATTAGTAGTATTGTTCAGGAAAAATCGTGGAGTAATAAGCTGGACTGTTATGTATATTATAAATACATCTGCAATGAAATACCTAAATTTTGGTATTTTGATGAATATTATTCTATGCCATCAAGAATTGATATAAATTCGATAATAGAGAAAAATGCAAATAAGATTTTAAGTAAAGAAGAATATAGTACAATAACGGCGCTATTAGATCTAGCTAATCTAAATATTAATGAATTGTCAAATGAAAACAATTTTGAATCTTTTAAAGCGGAACTGGAGGCTACTTCAAATGGTATTACAGACGAAATGTTTGAATACTGGTCAACAAATGATAATCTTGAAATAAGATTTGAAGTAGAGCATGAGTCAACAGGGAAGAAGTATTTAAATAGGGAGTGTCAAGAATTTTGTGTAACAA from Massilibacillus massiliensis carries:
- a CDS encoding amidase domain-containing protein gives rise to the protein MKEAIDIAYENIKEGLKEGYGIWAHGFRSPFIAVNINRTLAVNYALTHCGDTESRPNNPAFPFFDADCTNFVAQCWNAAGLSTAYDYYCDGRYANSYNWINVDDFLNYVTTHEIAKVEWSSTSIKPGDIAQFCYKQDDGSEAWLHSVIITGYDSDGGLCYTGHSDARYNKPLSDIYPDKTAITEIRFIVPLYPTYYCG
- a CDS encoding YdcF family protein, whose product is MKICNSKIGAYLITIGGGFAVIGLILSLIVFGITFGTGCLMVSGVFFIIYGITFRTTKNPRLNIKLLLLRRLLSGLLLIAVASFITIESLIFQSLKSNDKTEVQYAVILGAGVKGEEPSATLRRRLDTSIDYLNKNPDTKIIASGGLGKEATLTEAEVMKRYFIAHGIDESRILKEEKSTTSDENLKYTKELLTGLYDEDVPEMLIITSDYHMFRAKRIAEKYYTKVYGISSATPSTVMMNYAIREYLAVLKMLMLEIGK
- a CDS encoding tetratricopeptide repeat protein — translated: MNFKRVFLGACCILFCLSSIGFAEADGSDYWYWVREGLGYERNKDYDKALYCFNQAIEKRPEDRIFYNYRASFYAQIKNYPAAIADYTRALELDPSVLINYFSRAKLYEKMEQYDEALLDYTTELAVVAKQNEVAQYKYVPKDVYRDRAALYYRLERYDEAFADYTEEINAYEAEDPSDQRFSFNVRGRGAAYCARGTVSLVKKDYVVAIQDFSQAIKIAPACSPGFFYRAKAYLLTQEYEKAVADYDEALALNLVKNKADQITLYINRGVAYAGLKNYDKALADYDEALALGAQSPELYQLRGTACAVLNKIDQAMESYQKCINLKPDFMLVYMERAKLYEQINNNAMAIEDYTKAIDLASDKAELYIARANCYNAIGQKKLAKADLIKARQLQKIVK
- the dgt gene encoding dGTP triphosphohydrolase, which gives rise to MKYDWHKLLSTKRQRPSRSTKATHRNEFDKDYDRIISSSSVRRLQDKAQVFPLQENDFTRTRLTHSLEASAIARSLGLAIGDKLYKRNKLSIESKYELSSLLAVAGLIHDLGNPPFGHYGETIIRQWFKKWFNENEDNIKNDINKEKSDLILFEGNAQTLRIVSKLQFMNDQYGVNFTYGTLASIIKYPWDSNSKKATDKNKFGYFVCENDLVKDIYKETGTGMENNKNPITYILEAADDISYILADIEDGVKKGLIKWDSIYEEIKKEYSSYSDDIKRCFDDLDEKRKRNKDNNVPDHQLIDMQNFKVNIQGILIIDCVDTFIKKYDLIMNGTMQDDLLKNGKFNLLVKKLKDITYDYCFKCKEVLTLELVGETVICGLLDLFVPAIALKKEEPNFNSKEGKLYSLISENFKYICWLDKNGKKNKTFKDLGLYEKLLLITDFVTGMTDSYAVNLYKRLIGVNLP
- a CDS encoding DUF169 domain-containing protein; this encodes MESCLVKELNLRYQPVAVFLSNEKPEGALQSKAGHWSCTIPLFLAAAKGKTAVFERNTTECHGGKAGMGFGQFPNYPGGIEYFLSTGKSGVFEGEGYKKDPELGKEYVECLPITDIPYQYVIFKPMAEVDTTKEIPELIIFYVNNDQLSALTVLANYYRPGIENVLMPFSSGCQSIFLIPYNEAQKENPRAVVGLTDITVRPMIEPDMLSFSVPYKMFLDMEESVKGSFLEKHLWDRVVARMKKK
- a CDS encoding AAA family ATPase — translated: MLLKKVSINKYKSYLTSQSFEVENGITRIVGKNESGKTAILEALAKFNYFEADEDFKYNETLDYPRNELKAYQREGASAVVVSCEFQIDKDLIDIIQEDLGQNILKNMSFTKDMKYDGRGTIVGINTDFSNFTKHIVITYKPNGDLAAEIEQCTDFDSLIEYCSQHPEELKTLNDKLGEISSIVQEKSWSNKLDCYVYYKYICNEIPKFWYFDEYYSMPSRIDINSIIEKNANKILSKEEYSTITALLDLANLNINELSNENNFESFKAELEATSNGITDEMFEYWSTNDNLEIRFEVEHESTGKKYLNRECQEFCVTRLKVLFIFLKNRLNPSIN